One stretch of Caldinitratiruptor microaerophilus DNA includes these proteins:
- a CDS encoding formate dehydrogenase accessory protein FdhE, translating into MREPVWPPVEPPAGALALHRALAALPPPDGWWGLNPEPDPSALRVHLAEGRSIGDVWPPALRPDAFFGLVRVMAAAAAPHFPGGDAEAVSADLTRAETEMARLAPEDMGRWVLRGECGLKGRAGFLVEHARRAYLRAYARTVTKRVPELETGVLWSRRICPVCGSLPGLGRIMKRQAGVPGPRLLICRRCATNWRLPRFVCPFCPEEEPGDIVTVEGDAQAELHVCKRCRRYLKVIREEMVDDPTLWDVQTLYLDLLAEHMGFLPGAEPVDPAAPSPRH; encoded by the coding sequence GTGCGTGAGCCGGTCTGGCCTCCGGTCGAGCCGCCTGCGGGCGCCCTGGCCCTGCACCGGGCCCTGGCCGCCCTTCCACCTCCGGATGGCTGGTGGGGCTTGAACCCGGAGCCAGACCCATCGGCGCTCCGGGTCCACCTCGCGGAGGGTCGGTCGATCGGGGACGTCTGGCCGCCCGCCCTCCGGCCCGATGCGTTCTTCGGTCTGGTGCGCGTGATGGCGGCCGCCGCCGCTCCCCACTTCCCTGGCGGTGACGCGGAGGCGGTTTCCGCCGACCTGACCCGCGCGGAAACCGAGATGGCCCGCCTGGCCCCGGAGGACATGGGACGCTGGGTGCTACGGGGCGAATGCGGATTGAAGGGGCGGGCGGGGTTCCTCGTGGAGCACGCCCGCAGGGCATACCTCCGGGCCTACGCCCGAACCGTGACCAAGCGCGTACCCGAACTCGAGACCGGGGTTCTCTGGTCCCGGCGGATCTGCCCCGTATGCGGTAGCCTCCCCGGACTCGGGCGGATCATGAAAAGGCAGGCCGGGGTGCCGGGGCCGCGCCTCTTGATTTGCCGGCGGTGCGCCACGAACTGGCGCCTGCCGCGCTTCGTGTGCCCGTTCTGTCCGGAGGAGGAACCCGGCGACATCGTGACCGTGGAAGGCGATGCGCAAGCCGAACTGCACGTCTGCAAGAGATGCCGCCGCTACCTGAAGGTGATCCGGGAAGAGATGGTAGACGACCCGACGCTGTGGGACGTCCAGACGCTGTACCTCGACCTCCTTGCCGAACACATGGGGTTCTTGCCGGGTGCTGAGCCCGTCGATCCAGCCGCCCCGTCCCCCAGGCACTGA
- a CDS encoding formate dehydrogenase subunit gamma yields the protein MERVRKFSPIERGAHWALAVTFFILVLTGVPLYAYGWFGWLAPLFGGMYGARVVHHWAGAAFTAILALAVVGGFRTWTAHVLRWDADDRAWRRYFLAYFFGLVSGSRLPPQGKYNAGQKAWSAVLIAGGLVLLGSGLIMLFPNLFPVGLVRWMYPLHGLTAMGLLAYVIGHVFLAAFHRETRVALSAMTSGWVDRRYLETHHAKWLEELGRTEKAGAAGGKSGA from the coding sequence GTGGAACGCGTGCGCAAGTTCTCGCCGATCGAACGGGGAGCCCACTGGGCTCTTGCCGTCACATTCTTCATCCTGGTCCTCACGGGCGTGCCCCTTTACGCCTACGGCTGGTTCGGGTGGCTTGCACCGCTCTTCGGGGGAATGTACGGCGCACGGGTGGTGCACCACTGGGCTGGTGCGGCCTTCACGGCCATCCTGGCCCTGGCGGTGGTGGGCGGGTTCCGAACTTGGACGGCCCACGTCCTTCGGTGGGATGCCGACGACCGGGCCTGGCGCAGGTACTTCCTCGCCTACTTCTTCGGGCTCGTTTCCGGCTCCCGGTTGCCACCGCAGGGCAAGTACAACGCCGGGCAGAAAGCCTGGTCCGCCGTCCTCATCGCGGGTGGACTGGTGCTCCTGGGGAGCGGGCTGATCATGCTCTTCCCCAACCTCTTTCCGGTGGGCCTGGTTCGCTGGATGTACCCGCTCCATGGCCTGACCGCCATGGGTCTGCTGGCGTATGTGATCGGCCACGTGTTCCTGGCGGCCTTCCACCGCGAGACACGGGTGGCCCTCTCGGCGATGACCTCGGGCTGGGTCGATCGCCGCTACCTGGAGACCCACCACGCCAAGTGGCTGGAGGAGCTGGGCCGGACGGAGAAGGCCGGCGCGGCAGGAGGGAAGTCCGGTGCGTGA
- a CDS encoding 4Fe-4S dicluster domain-containing protein has translation MAEVTKLVDVTRCVGCRGCVVACKEWYDLPGEWQGARFEGSYQHAGGSLGYNRWVNVQFYEVARDDGQPPTWFFRKHQCLHCGEPPCVAVCPVDALERTESGAVNLDQDVCIGCRYCESACPFGVPKYSAAERKVSKCILCYDRITNGMEPICVKTCPTGALVFGEREQVLAEAKARLEAVRDEFPDAQIYDPPGVGGTRVVYLLPGPPEAYGLPANPRVPASVTVWQSVTKPVGGVAVGASLAASVVAFVIQRRMNGSGDDGKRNEV, from the coding sequence GTGGCGGAGGTCACGAAGCTCGTGGACGTCACCCGCTGCGTGGGCTGCCGGGGCTGCGTGGTCGCGTGCAAGGAGTGGTACGATCTCCCGGGCGAGTGGCAAGGAGCCCGCTTCGAAGGCAGCTACCAGCATGCCGGCGGCTCCCTGGGCTACAACCGCTGGGTCAACGTCCAGTTCTACGAGGTAGCCCGTGACGACGGCCAGCCACCGACCTGGTTCTTCCGCAAGCACCAGTGCCTGCACTGCGGGGAACCGCCCTGCGTCGCGGTGTGCCCGGTGGATGCTCTCGAGCGCACGGAGTCCGGAGCAGTGAACCTCGACCAGGACGTGTGCATCGGTTGCCGCTACTGTGAGAGTGCCTGTCCCTTTGGGGTGCCCAAGTACAGTGCCGCCGAGCGCAAGGTCTCCAAGTGCATCCTCTGCTACGACCGCATCACCAACGGGATGGAGCCGATCTGCGTCAAGACCTGCCCAACCGGGGCCCTGGTCTTCGGCGAGCGGGAACAGGTCCTGGCGGAAGCGAAGGCCCGGCTGGAGGCGGTGAGGGACGAGTTTCCGGACGCCCAGATCTACGATCCGCCCGGGGTGGGCGGGACCCGGGTCGTCTACCTGCTTCCCGGTCCGCCCGAGGCGTACGGCCTCCCTGCCAACCCGCGGGTTCCCGCCTCCGTGACCGTGTGGCAGTCGGTAACCAAGCCCGTCGGCGGGGTCGCAGTCGGCGCCTCGCTGGCGGCATCGGTCGTCGCGTTCGTCATCCAGCGGCGCATGAACGGCAGCGGTGACGACGGCAAGCGAAACGAGGTGTAG
- the fdnG gene encoding formate dehydrogenase-N subunit alpha: MTMMSRRRFLQTTGAGTALAWLLELGFDVRSARARVRTLKTASTTPVQSVCYFCAVGCGVTAYVRDGKLVTVEGDPDNPINQGRLCAKGMALREMATNPERLTRVLYRAPGATEWEEKTWEWALDRIVQRVKETRDATFEYRNEAGTTVSRTEAIASLGSAIVNNEECYLIGKLMRALGVVYIEHQARIUHSSTVAGLANSFGRGAMTNHWVDMRNTDVALIIGANPAENHPVGFNWILEARERRGAKIISVDPRFTRTSALADLYAPLRPGTDIAFIGGLINLALETGRFHREYVVNYTNASYLVDESFGFREGLFTGYDPEKRRYDKSTWKYQTDTEGKILQDPTLQHPRTVFQLMKAHYSRYDPDTVARVTGMPRERFLQIADLFLSTAAPDKTGTILYAMGGTQHTVGSQNVRAYAILQMLLGNIGRPGGGVNALRGLSNVQGSTDVSLLFNNLPGYLPTPDEAAHPNLAAYNASTPKAGYWTNRPKFLVSLLKAYWGDKATPENDFAYDYLPKLRAGKNYSHIALFEDMYAGKIRGLFNFGQNPVCSGPNAGKEARALEKLDWLVTVDIFENETAGFWKRPGVDPKTIQTEVFLLPAAHFLEKAGSVTNSGRLLQWRWQATAPPGDARSDLWIVHNLALRLKAAYASSTRPEDAPIRDLHWDYGPADAPDVEKVAAELNGYRTGDRTQLDSFAALADDGSTAAGCWIYTGYYGTKGNRAASRKLEDPGELGNYPGWGFAWPANRRVLYNRASADPEGQPWAPDKAVIWWDGGKKQWVGYDVPDFPPTRSPEDPGGRSPFIMLPEGVGLLFASGMVDGPFPEHYEPFESPVENALNPVPLNPAVRVWTGEGNDRGDPERFPIVASTWRLTEHQHSGAVTRRQTRLVEMVPEPFVEMSPSLAEARGIRPGDWVVVRTARGQIRARALVTPRVQPLQLGGKQVQQIGIPWHWGFLGLVTGDIANVLTPHIGDANTMIPEYKVFLCDVQKAEGV; encoded by the coding sequence ATGACCATGATGAGCCGCAGGCGCTTCTTGCAGACGACCGGAGCGGGCACGGCGCTGGCCTGGCTGCTCGAGCTGGGCTTCGACGTACGGTCGGCCCGGGCCCGTGTTCGCACGTTGAAGACGGCCTCCACAACGCCCGTGCAGTCCGTCTGTTACTTTTGCGCGGTCGGCTGCGGCGTGACGGCCTACGTCCGGGACGGGAAGCTCGTCACCGTCGAAGGCGACCCCGACAACCCGATCAACCAGGGCCGCTTGTGCGCCAAGGGGATGGCCCTGCGGGAGATGGCAACGAACCCGGAACGGCTCACCCGCGTGCTCTACCGGGCGCCGGGAGCAACAGAGTGGGAAGAGAAGACGTGGGAATGGGCCCTGGATCGGATCGTCCAGCGGGTGAAGGAAACACGGGATGCCACGTTCGAGTACAGGAACGAAGCCGGCACGACCGTCTCCCGGACAGAGGCCATCGCTAGCCTGGGTAGCGCGATCGTGAACAACGAAGAGTGCTACTTGATCGGGAAGCTGATGCGCGCCCTGGGCGTGGTCTACATCGAACACCAGGCGAGGATATGACACTCCTCCACAGTCGCCGGTCTGGCGAACTCGTTCGGTCGTGGTGCGATGACGAACCACTGGGTGGACATGCGGAACACCGACGTGGCACTTATCATCGGTGCCAACCCGGCGGAAAACCACCCGGTGGGGTTCAACTGGATTCTCGAGGCACGTGAGCGCCGCGGGGCCAAGATCATCAGCGTGGATCCCCGTTTCACCCGCACCTCGGCCCTGGCGGACCTCTATGCCCCACTCCGGCCGGGGACTGACATCGCTTTCATCGGCGGACTCATCAACCTGGCCCTGGAGACCGGGCGCTTCCACCGGGAGTACGTCGTCAACTATACGAACGCCTCGTACCTGGTCGACGAAAGTTTCGGTTTCCGGGAGGGCCTCTTCACTGGCTACGATCCCGAGAAGCGCCGGTACGACAAGTCGACCTGGAAGTACCAGACAGATACCGAGGGGAAGATCCTACAGGACCCGACGCTCCAGCACCCCCGCACAGTGTTCCAGCTCATGAAAGCGCACTACAGCCGCTACGACCCGGACACCGTCGCGCGGGTCACCGGCATGCCGAGGGAGCGTTTCCTGCAGATCGCGGACCTGTTCCTCTCGACGGCCGCGCCCGACAAGACGGGCACGATCCTCTACGCCATGGGCGGGACCCAGCACACGGTGGGGTCGCAGAACGTGCGCGCCTACGCCATTCTGCAGATGCTGCTGGGGAACATCGGGCGTCCGGGGGGCGGCGTTAACGCGCTGCGCGGCCTCTCGAACGTGCAGGGTTCGACGGACGTGTCCCTCCTCTTCAACAACCTGCCCGGCTACCTGCCCACTCCGGACGAGGCCGCGCACCCGAACCTGGCGGCCTACAACGCTTCGACCCCCAAGGCCGGATACTGGACAAACCGGCCCAAGTTCCTCGTCAGCCTCCTCAAGGCCTACTGGGGCGACAAGGCAACACCGGAGAACGACTTCGCCTACGATTACCTGCCCAAGCTGAGGGCCGGAAAGAACTACTCGCACATCGCCTTGTTCGAGGACATGTACGCCGGCAAGATCCGCGGCCTCTTCAACTTCGGGCAGAATCCGGTTTGCTCGGGCCCCAACGCCGGCAAGGAGGCCCGGGCGCTGGAGAAGCTGGACTGGCTCGTGACGGTGGACATCTTCGAGAACGAGACCGCCGGCTTCTGGAAGCGGCCCGGCGTGGACCCCAAGACGATCCAGACCGAGGTCTTCCTGCTCCCGGCGGCGCATTTCCTCGAAAAAGCAGGCTCCGTCACCAACTCCGGAAGGCTGCTACAGTGGCGCTGGCAGGCCACGGCTCCCCCGGGCGACGCCCGGTCGGACCTGTGGATCGTCCACAACCTGGCGTTGCGCCTGAAGGCCGCTTACGCCAGCAGCACACGCCCGGAGGACGCGCCGATCCGGGACTTGCACTGGGATTACGGCCCGGCCGACGCGCCGGACGTCGAGAAGGTGGCGGCGGAGCTTAACGGGTACCGGACGGGGGACCGGACGCAGTTGGACTCCTTCGCCGCCCTTGCGGACGACGGCTCCACCGCCGCCGGTTGCTGGATCTACACCGGGTACTACGGGACCAAGGGGAACCGTGCGGCTTCCCGGAAGCTGGAGGACCCGGGTGAATTGGGGAACTACCCCGGCTGGGGGTTCGCCTGGCCGGCAAACCGCCGCGTGCTCTACAACCGAGCCAGTGCCGACCCGGAGGGGCAGCCATGGGCGCCGGACAAGGCCGTGATCTGGTGGGACGGCGGCAAGAAGCAGTGGGTTGGGTATGACGTACCCGATTTCCCTCCCACCCGGTCGCCAGAGGACCCGGGTGGCCGCAGTCCCTTCATCATGCTGCCCGAAGGTGTGGGCCTCCTCTTCGCCTCCGGCATGGTGGATGGACCGTTCCCCGAGCACTACGAGCCCTTCGAAAGTCCCGTCGAGAACGCCCTGAACCCGGTACCGCTCAACCCTGCCGTGCGCGTCTGGACTGGCGAGGGCAACGACCGCGGCGACCCCGAGCGCTTCCCGATCGTGGCCTCGACGTGGCGGCTCACGGAGCATCAGCACTCCGGGGCTGTGACCCGCCGGCAGACGCGGCTCGTCGAGATGGTACCCGAGCCCTTTGTGGAGATGAGCCCATCGCTGGCAGAGGCCAGAGGGATCCGGCCGGGCGACTGGGTGGTCGTGCGCACCGCCCGGGGCCAGATCCGGGCCCGCGCACTCGTCACCCCGCGTGTTCAGCCGCTTCAACTCGGCGGCAAGCAGGTGCAACAGATCGGGATCCCGTGGCACTGGGGCTTTCTGGGACTTGTGACCGGGGACATCGCCAACGTGTTGACCCCCCACATCGGGGACGCCAACACCATGATCCCGGAATACAAGGTCTTCCTCTGTGACGTCCAGAAGGCGGAGGGGGTGTGA
- a CDS encoding Crp/Fnr family transcriptional regulator: MARQEPSELATVIDLSIFEPFEREQLSHQAYVVNLAEGSHLFAEADEVNAIFLVIQGTVYCYRSSLAGREVRERVAGPGELVCPLAIVDGRPAPASVRARCDSQCVAIPADVARQSVERATPFGRAIVKELCRCCRRMSRQLTLLSLEGTEQRVAWVLSELCENPGNATEVAATVTRAGPVELRLTHGDLAALVGTSREVVSRALSHLRGLGLVQTGRRRIAVPDVLRLVRFTRGSAEPEPGNVTPGCGTRRR; encoded by the coding sequence GTGGCACGGCAGGAACCCAGCGAGTTAGCCACTGTAATCGACCTGAGTATCTTCGAACCTTTCGAGCGCGAGCAGTTGTCCCACCAGGCCTACGTCGTGAACCTGGCAGAGGGCAGCCACCTGTTTGCCGAGGCCGACGAAGTCAACGCCATCTTTCTCGTCATCCAGGGGACCGTCTACTGTTACCGTTCTTCCCTCGCAGGGCGGGAGGTACGAGAGCGAGTGGCGGGTCCCGGCGAACTCGTATGCCCCTTGGCAATCGTGGATGGCCGGCCCGCCCCGGCCTCCGTGCGTGCGCGCTGCGATTCGCAGTGCGTGGCCATCCCCGCCGACGTTGCCCGCCAGAGCGTCGAGAGGGCCACTCCTTTCGGGCGTGCCATCGTCAAAGAGCTCTGCCGTTGCTGCCGGCGCATGTCTCGCCAGCTGACGCTGCTTTCCCTCGAGGGTACAGAGCAGCGGGTGGCCTGGGTCCTGTCCGAACTGTGCGAGAACCCGGGGAATGCCACAGAGGTGGCGGCAACGGTGACTCGGGCGGGGCCCGTGGAGCTGCGGTTGACACACGGGGACCTGGCCGCGCTCGTCGGAACGTCCCGGGAGGTGGTCTCCCGCGCCCTGTCGCATCTGCGTGGCTTGGGCCTCGTCCAGACCGGTCGCCGGCGCATCGCCGTCCCTGATGTTCTTCGACTGGTGCGGTTCACCCGGGGTTCGGCTGAGCCGGAGCCGGGCAACGTCACACCAGGGTGCGGGACAAGGCGCCGATGA
- a CDS encoding DUF2933 domain-containing protein — protein MPPVRNRNTSTTPSQKLHTCHLEWLAGADASPSPVEVGGAPAPIRRTWSLEVAGVVPEHPVTGNGHHHEARHGHASPARNRRAPWRSWALWAGGAAAIVTLFWLLSGNGRSSLLYLGLLLLCPLMHLFMGHGGHGHGGHGNGGTAARRDEDGPA, from the coding sequence ATGCCGCCGGTACGAAATCGCAATACCTCCACTACCCCTTCACAAAAACTACACACCTGCCACCTAGAATGGCTCGCAGGGGCTGACGCATCCCCATCTCCCGTCGAGGTTGGCGGCGCGCCCGCCCCCATCCGCCGAACATGGTCGCTGGAGGTGGCAGGCGTGGTTCCCGAGCACCCGGTAACAGGGAACGGTCATCACCACGAGGCTCGCCATGGCCACGCGAGTCCGGCACGGAACCGGCGGGCGCCCTGGCGATCCTGGGCGCTCTGGGCGGGCGGCGCCGCGGCTATTGTCACTCTCTTCTGGCTTCTGTCCGGCAACGGTCGGTCGAGCCTTCTGTACCTGGGGCTGCTCCTTCTCTGCCCGCTCATGCACCTGTTCATGGGGCACGGCGGCCATGGACACGGAGGTCACGGGAACGGGGGCACGGCAGCCCGGCGCGACGAGGACGGGCCCGCATGA
- a CDS encoding M23 family metallopeptidase yields the protein MMQWRTPNPWAARRVRRPVRRRFVLLVAAAALTSLAIWGGVAVGGGKGEDSEPVTANPVADRGAVAASASREPARAGNPASAGVVATETEQAHGAGMNPPLRPRFPEPARSSLLAERMPARNPPPEEPPPKIRTYRVQPGDTLSEIAARFGVRSETILWANTLSSPDRLQVGQELRVPARDGVLHRVAEGDTMWDLARRYGVSTNDIVEANPDVEPGAVGVGEWLLIPGARPLPPPGPQAPATPRPARAPRPGGSQPGPGEPAGSTAPQAQGQDAAGKFGLWPLRGRITSGFGWRINPVTRRRSFHDGVDIAVPVGTPVRAVAAGTVVYSGWLGGWGRTVKIDHGNGIVTRYSHLQAILVQPGVRVDAGQEIALSGSTGVSTGPHLDFGVYRGEEPLNPFAWLP from the coding sequence ATGATGCAGTGGCGGACGCCAAACCCGTGGGCAGCCCGCCGGGTCCGGCGGCCCGTGCGGAGGCGGTTCGTGCTCCTCGTGGCTGCTGCCGCGCTCACCAGCCTTGCCATCTGGGGCGGGGTGGCCGTGGGCGGCGGAAAAGGGGAGGACAGCGAGCCGGTCACCGCCAATCCGGTTGCCGACCGGGGCGCGGTAGCCGCTTCTGCGTCCCGTGAACCGGCCAGGGCGGGCAATCCTGCATCAGCCGGCGTGGTCGCGACGGAAACGGAGCAGGCGCACGGCGCAGGCATGAACCCACCCTTGCGGCCGCGCTTCCCCGAACCGGCGCGTAGCAGCCTTCTCGCTGAACGCATGCCGGCGCGAAACCCCCCTCCGGAGGAGCCGCCGCCCAAGATCCGCACCTACCGGGTACAGCCCGGAGACACGCTGAGCGAGATCGCCGCCCGGTTCGGTGTCCGGTCGGAAACCATCCTGTGGGCCAACACCCTCTCGAGCCCGGATCGCCTGCAGGTCGGCCAGGAACTGCGCGTCCCCGCCCGGGACGGGGTGCTGCACCGGGTCGCAGAGGGCGACACGATGTGGGACCTCGCCCGCCGGTACGGGGTCAGCACGAACGACATCGTCGAGGCCAACCCGGACGTGGAACCGGGTGCCGTGGGCGTGGGCGAATGGCTCCTGATCCCCGGCGCACGGCCGCTTCCCCCGCCGGGGCCCCAGGCGCCGGCCACCCCGCGTCCGGCCCGGGCCCCGCGTCCGGGCGGCAGCCAGCCCGGGCCGGGTGAGCCGGCAGGATCGACTGCGCCCCAGGCACAGGGACAGGACGCAGCGGGCAAGTTCGGCCTGTGGCCCCTCCGGGGCCGCATCACCAGCGGCTTCGGGTGGCGGATCAATCCCGTGACGCGCCGGCGGTCCTTCCATGACGGCGTGGACATCGCGGTGCCCGTCGGAACGCCGGTCCGGGCCGTCGCCGCCGGCACGGTCGTGTACTCCGGCTGGCTGGGCGGGTGGGGCCGCACGGTCAAGATCGACCACGGAAACGGCATCGTGACGCGCTACTCACACCTGCAAGCCATTCTCGTGCAGCCCGGAGTCCGCGTCGACGCCGGCCAGGAGATCGCCCTGAGCGGCAGCACCGGGGTGTCGACCGGACCACACCTGGATTTCGGCGTCTACCGAGGCGAGGAGCCGCTCAACCCCTTCGCCTGGCTGCCCTGA
- a CDS encoding cupredoxin domain-containing protein, which translates to MRRGPWWVVLVALAALGAAGAVALSGVAGATGWGPGYGRWGFMGGWGRGGPPGFGWMRGMRGAMWGRYGPWAPASADSVPAAPASPGAERAEVTARIVEWKIEPATVRVQAGRRLVLTVRNDGTVPHNFAIPDLGVRLVDIAPGGSRTVELNADEPGTYEFFCDIPGHAQLGQRGTLEIGEA; encoded by the coding sequence ATGCGACGTGGACCGTGGTGGGTCGTGTTGGTCGCGCTGGCGGCCCTCGGGGCGGCCGGGGCGGTCGCTCTCAGCGGCGTGGCCGGGGCTACGGGCTGGGGGCCCGGATACGGCCGGTGGGGCTTCATGGGCGGCTGGGGGCGCGGCGGGCCGCCGGGCTTCGGCTGGATGAGGGGGATGCGCGGCGCCATGTGGGGCAGGTACGGCCCTTGGGCTCCGGCCAGCGCCGATTCGGTTCCGGCCGCGCCTGCGAGCCCTGGCGCCGAGAGGGCCGAGGTCACGGCGAGGATCGTCGAATGGAAGATCGAGCCGGCGACGGTCCGGGTGCAAGCGGGGAGGCGGTTGGTGCTCACGGTCCGGAACGACGGGACCGTTCCGCACAACTTTGCGATCCCGGACCTGGGCGTGCGCCTGGTGGACATCGCCCCCGGAGGCAGTCGCACCGTGGAACTGAACGCCGACGAACCCGGTACGTACGAATTCTTCTGCGACATCCCCGGGCACGCCCAGCTCGGGCAACGAGGGACGCTGGAAATCGGAGAAGCATGA
- a CDS encoding heavy metal translocating P-type ATPase → MPTERAAPRGPETRHARIPLQGLRCASCAHRVEAVAEAVPGVVNVAVNAAKSELAVEFVPAVTSPAKVAEAVAEAGPYRPGEPREIEGAAGELDREQEARRAEIADLRRRTAVGAVLTLPVVVGAMSEYFGFHVPVLRNPWLQAVLTTPILFWAGSSFLVGAWHAFRVRTADMNALIAVGTLAAYLYSLAALLFPGWFRAAGVEPQLYFEATAVITTLIILGRLLEAIAKGSTSEAIRKLMGLQARTARVIREGREIEIPIQDIVPGDVMVVRPGEKIPTDGEVVEGRSAVDESMLTGESLPVDKAPGDTVIGATVNTTGSLKVRATRVGKDTVLQQIIRMVEEAQGSKAPIQRLVDRVTGYFVPAVFWVAGVSFILWYLYGPEPSINRALINFVAVLIIACPCALGLATPTSIMIGTGKGAEAGILIRSGTALEMAQRLQAIVLDKTGTLTRGEPSLTDVAPAPGVDPDELLRLAAGAEAPSEHPLAQAVVRGARDRGLEVPSAEGFTAIPGHGVSARVSGRAVAIGNRRLMDELELDPGDLPARAEALADEGKTPFYVAVDGRVSGLIAVADTVKETSAEAVQRLQHMGLEVVMLTGDNRRTAEAVARRLGIRRVLAEVLPGDKAETIRKLQGEGKIVAMVGDGINDAPALAQADVGIAIGTGTDVAMAAADITLMSGDLLGVPRAIALSRATMRNVRQNLFFAFVYNVIGIPVAAAGLLSPIVAGAAMALSSVSVVLNAGRLRGLRLSGALPGH, encoded by the coding sequence ATGCCCACTGAGCGCGCCGCTCCCCGCGGACCCGAGACCCGTCACGCCCGGATCCCCCTGCAGGGCCTCCGCTGTGCCTCCTGCGCCCATCGAGTGGAGGCGGTCGCCGAGGCCGTCCCTGGCGTGGTCAACGTGGCCGTGAACGCGGCGAAAAGTGAGCTGGCCGTGGAGTTCGTGCCGGCCGTGACCAGCCCGGCGAAGGTGGCGGAGGCCGTGGCCGAGGCGGGTCCCTACCGTCCCGGCGAGCCCCGGGAGATCGAGGGCGCGGCCGGCGAGCTCGACCGGGAGCAGGAAGCCCGCAGGGCCGAGATCGCCGACCTCAGACGCCGGACGGCCGTGGGCGCCGTGCTCACGCTGCCGGTCGTCGTCGGTGCCATGAGTGAGTACTTCGGATTTCACGTCCCGGTGCTCCGTAACCCCTGGCTCCAGGCCGTCCTGACCACGCCGATCCTGTTCTGGGCCGGCAGCAGTTTCCTGGTCGGCGCCTGGCACGCGTTCCGGGTGCGCACGGCGGACATGAACGCCCTGATCGCCGTGGGCACGCTGGCCGCGTACCTGTACAGCCTCGCAGCGCTCCTCTTCCCCGGCTGGTTCCGGGCGGCCGGCGTGGAGCCGCAGCTCTACTTCGAGGCCACGGCGGTCATCACGACGCTCATCATCCTTGGGCGTCTCCTCGAGGCCATCGCGAAGGGATCCACCTCCGAGGCCATCCGCAAGCTCATGGGCCTCCAGGCCCGCACCGCCCGCGTCATCCGGGAGGGGCGGGAGATCGAGATCCCCATTCAGGACATCGTGCCTGGCGATGTCATGGTGGTCCGCCCCGGTGAGAAGATTCCCACCGACGGCGAGGTCGTGGAAGGGCGCTCGGCGGTCGACGAGTCGATGCTCACCGGCGAGAGCCTTCCCGTCGACAAGGCCCCGGGGGACACCGTGATCGGCGCCACCGTGAACACCACAGGCAGCCTGAAGGTCCGCGCCACCCGGGTGGGCAAGGACACGGTCCTGCAGCAGATCATCCGCATGGTCGAAGAGGCGCAGGGGTCCAAGGCGCCCATCCAGCGCCTGGTCGACCGCGTCACCGGGTACTTCGTCCCCGCCGTGTTCTGGGTGGCCGGCGTCTCGTTCATCCTGTGGTACCTGTACGGGCCTGAGCCGTCCATCAACCGGGCGCTCATCAACTTCGTCGCCGTGCTCATCATCGCGTGTCCGTGCGCGCTGGGGCTGGCCACGCCCACGTCCATCATGATCGGCACCGGCAAGGGGGCGGAGGCCGGCATCCTCATCCGCAGCGGCACGGCGCTCGAGATGGCCCAGCGCCTTCAGGCCATCGTCCTGGACAAGACAGGGACGCTCACGCGGGGGGAACCCTCCCTGACCGATGTGGCGCCCGCGCCGGGGGTTGATCCCGACGAACTGCTGCGCCTGGCCGCCGGGGCCGAGGCACCCTCGGAGCACCCTCTTGCCCAGGCCGTGGTCCGGGGCGCTCGCGACCGGGGGCTGGAAGTGCCATCCGCCGAAGGGTTCACGGCGATCCCCGGGCACGGCGTCTCGGCGCGTGTGAGCGGCCGGGCGGTGGCCATCGGCAACCGCCGGCTCATGGACGAACTGGAGCTCGACCCCGGCGACCTGCCGGCCCGGGCGGAGGCGCTGGCGGACGAGGGCAAGACGCCCTTCTACGTGGCCGTCGACGGCCGGGTGTCGGGCCTCATCGCCGTCGCGGACACCGTGAAGGAGACCTCCGCCGAAGCCGTGCAGCGGCTCCAGCACATGGGGCTCGAGGTGGTCATGCTCACCGGCGACAACCGCCGCACGGCGGAGGCCGTCGCCCGCCGGCTGGGCATCCGGCGCGTGCTGGCGGAGGTCCTGCCCGGGGACAAGGCGGAAACCATCCGCAAGCTCCAGGGCGAGGGCAAGATCGTCGCCATGGTGGGCGACGGCATCAACGACGCGCCCGCCCTGGCCCAGGCCGATGTGGGCATCGCGATCGGCACCGGCACGGACGTGGCGATGGCGGCCGCCGACATCACGCTCATGAGCGGCGACCTCCTCGGCGTCCCCCGGGCGATCGCCCTGTCCCGCGCCACCATGCGCAACGTCCGGCAGAACCTGTTCTTCGCCTTCGTCTACAACGTCATCGGCATCCCGGTCGCCGCCGCCGGGCTCCTGAGCCCGATCGTCGCCGGCGCTGCGATGGCGCTGAGTTCGGTTTCCGTGGTCCTCAACGCCGGCCGGCTGCGGGGCCTTCGGCTCTCCGGGGCTCTGCCGGGCCACTGA